A part of Planococcus sp. MB-3u-03 genomic DNA contains:
- a CDS encoding tRNA threonylcarbamoyladenosine dehydratase yields the protein MLHQFSRNELAIGKEGMDLVKGSTVAILGVGGVGSFAAEACARSGVGKIILVDKDDVDITNINRQLVANLSTVGQSKVEVMKKRILDVNADCEVVTLHMFYTEETYEEFFSHKPDYVIDASDTLIYKVHLIKECYSRRIPIISSMGAANKTDPTRFKIADISKTHTDPLAKMIRKKLKQAGIRKGVPVIFSDESPIVVREDVVETVGKKDAAIRKAQMPPSSNAFTPSTVGLIAASWVVNQITKSIHIQRVNQ from the coding sequence ATGTTACATCAATTCTCAAGAAATGAACTCGCCATCGGCAAAGAAGGGATGGACCTGGTGAAAGGCTCGACGGTCGCCATTCTCGGCGTCGGCGGGGTCGGATCGTTTGCAGCCGAAGCTTGCGCAAGAAGCGGCGTCGGAAAAATCATCCTCGTCGATAAAGACGATGTCGACATCACCAACATCAACCGCCAATTGGTGGCGAATCTTTCCACGGTTGGCCAGTCCAAAGTTGAGGTCATGAAAAAGCGCATTCTGGATGTCAACGCGGACTGTGAAGTGGTAACGCTTCATATGTTCTATACAGAAGAGACCTATGAAGAATTTTTCAGCCACAAACCCGACTATGTTATCGATGCTTCGGATACGCTGATCTATAAAGTGCACCTGATCAAAGAATGCTACAGCCGCCGCATTCCGATCATCTCGAGCATGGGCGCCGCCAACAAGACGGACCCGACGCGCTTTAAAATTGCGGACATCTCGAAGACCCATACCGATCCGTTGGCCAAAATGATTCGCAAGAAACTCAAGCAAGCGGGCATCCGCAAAGGCGTACCGGTCATCTTCTCTGACGAAAGCCCGATTGTGGTGCGTGAAGATGTCGTCGAAACCGTTGGCAAAAAAGACGCAGCGATCCGCAAAGCGCAGATGCCGCCATCTTCCAACGCGTTCACCCCATCGACTGTCGGCTTGATCGCCGCGAGCTGGGTCGTCAACCAAATCACCAAATCAATCCATATCCAGCGCGTCAATCAATAG
- a CDS encoding replication-associated recombination protein A: protein MQNEPLAFRMRPRTIDEVVGQKDVIGPSTALYKMIKSGHVPSMLLYGDPGIGKTSIAHAIAGTSDLPFIALNATTSGKKDVESVVQEARMTGKVLLFLDEIHRFNKLQQDALLPHVESGSIVLIGATTENPFHDVNPAIRSRCGEIKQLKRLTQDDIVELLNSALADEKRGLGREKIRISKEQVTRIAEGTNGDARKALTMLESIVIASDEEDGEYLVDDGIIEQMIKRVGVFGDKKGSHFFNLLSALQKSVRGSDVNAAMYYLAHLLENGDLTAVTRRLLVMAYEDIGLANPAVGGHVLAACQAADRLGLPEARIPLAQAVAEMCLSEKSNSAYRAIDAATAAINKGQVGDIPPHLRDTHYAGSAELGHRGYKYPHDTPIGSFGGWADQDYLPKELKKAEFYKPVVAGEEKKFAGIYEKLKGFRKK, encoded by the coding sequence GTGCAAAATGAACCACTCGCGTTCCGTATGCGTCCGCGGACGATTGACGAAGTCGTCGGCCAAAAAGACGTCATCGGCCCCTCTACTGCATTGTATAAAATGATCAAAAGCGGCCACGTGCCGTCCATGCTCTTATATGGCGACCCCGGCATCGGCAAGACTTCTATCGCCCACGCCATCGCCGGCACGTCCGACCTGCCGTTCATCGCGCTGAACGCGACCACGTCCGGCAAGAAAGATGTCGAATCGGTCGTTCAAGAGGCGCGCATGACCGGCAAGGTGTTGCTGTTTTTGGATGAGATCCACCGCTTCAATAAATTGCAGCAAGACGCGCTGTTGCCTCATGTCGAATCCGGCTCGATCGTGCTGATCGGCGCGACGACCGAAAATCCGTTCCACGACGTCAATCCAGCAATCCGCTCACGCTGCGGCGAAATCAAGCAGCTTAAGCGGCTGACACAAGACGATATTGTCGAGCTATTGAACAGCGCATTGGCGGATGAAAAGCGCGGGCTCGGCCGCGAAAAAATTCGGATTTCCAAAGAACAAGTCACCCGCATCGCCGAAGGGACGAACGGTGACGCGAGAAAAGCTTTGACGATGCTCGAATCGATCGTCATCGCGTCAGATGAAGAAGACGGCGAATACCTCGTCGATGACGGAATCATCGAGCAGATGATCAAACGCGTCGGCGTATTCGGTGACAAAAAAGGTTCCCACTTCTTCAACCTGTTATCGGCTTTGCAGAAATCCGTACGCGGAAGCGACGTCAATGCGGCGATGTATTACCTCGCCCATTTGCTTGAAAACGGCGACTTGACCGCTGTGACGAGACGCCTGCTCGTCATGGCTTACGAAGACATCGGACTTGCCAATCCGGCGGTCGGCGGCCATGTGCTCGCGGCTTGCCAGGCAGCGGACCGGCTCGGGTTACCGGAAGCGCGCATCCCGCTCGCCCAAGCGGTCGCGGAGATGTGCCTATCGGAAAAATCCAACTCTGCTTACCGCGCCATCGATGCAGCCACCGCCGCCATCAATAAAGGCCAGGTCGGGGACATCCCGCCGCACCTGCGCGATACCCATTACGCGGGCAGCGCCGAACTCGGTCATCGCGGCTATAAATATCCCCATGATACGCCGATCGGCTCGTTCGGCGGCTGGGCCGACCAGGACTACCTGCCGAAAGAATTGAAAAAAGCGGAATTCTACAAGCCCGTCGTCGCCGGAGAAGAAAAGAAATTCGCCGGCATCTACGAAAAACTGAAAGGCTTCCGCAAAAAATAA
- the cymR gene encoding cysteine metabolism transcriptional regulator CymR translates to MKISTKGRYGLTIMIALGKQYGAGPVPLRKIAADNELSEAYLEQLVAPLRNSGLVKSVRGAYGGYMLTRHPKEISAGDVIRVLEGPIQPVEGIEDEKQPQRELWGRIRDAVKNVLDTTTIEDLAQTEEGDTEHYMFYI, encoded by the coding sequence ATGAAAATATCAACGAAAGGCCGTTACGGCTTAACAATTATGATCGCATTAGGAAAACAATATGGGGCAGGCCCGGTGCCGCTGCGCAAGATTGCCGCGGACAATGAGTTGTCGGAAGCCTATCTCGAACAGCTCGTGGCACCGCTGCGCAATTCGGGGCTCGTGAAAAGCGTACGCGGCGCATACGGTGGCTATATGCTGACGCGCCATCCGAAAGAGATTTCAGCTGGAGACGTCATCCGTGTGCTCGAGGGGCCGATCCAGCCGGTCGAAGGCATCGAAGACGAAAAGCAGCCCCAGCGTGAACTGTGGGGACGCATACGCGATGCCGTGAAGAACGTCTTGGACACGACGACGATCGAGGATTTGGCACAGACAGAAGAAGGCGACACCGAACATTATATGTTCTATATATAA
- a CDS encoding aminomethyltransferase beta-barrel domain-containing protein codes for METLEGVKKGSHDGLMYYTIGQRQGLGIGGAGDPWFVIGKDLEKNVLYVGQNIHHDALFSDSLTAVNLSFTTGDAPSASFQCTAKFRYRQQDVGVTVDMKNGEAVVTFDEPVRAITPGQAVVFYDGDECLGGGTIDRVFKNGSQLDYVG; via the coding sequence ATGGAAACCTTGGAAGGCGTCAAAAAAGGATCCCATGACGGTTTGATGTATTACACGATCGGCCAACGCCAAGGCCTCGGCATCGGCGGAGCAGGCGACCCGTGGTTCGTCATCGGGAAAGACCTGGAGAAAAATGTCTTGTATGTTGGGCAGAACATCCACCACGATGCACTGTTTTCCGATAGCTTGACGGCGGTCAACTTGAGCTTCACGACGGGCGATGCACCGTCCGCGAGTTTCCAGTGCACAGCGAAATTCCGCTACCGCCAGCAGGACGTCGGCGTCACGGTCGACATGAAAAACGGCGAAGCAGTCGTTACATTCGATGAGCCGGTCCGTGCGATTACACCGGGCCAAGCAGTCGTTTTTTACGACGGTGACGAATGCCTCGGAGGCGGCACGATCGACCGTGTCTTCAAAAACGGTTCACAGCTGGACTATGTAGGATAA
- a CDS encoding tetratricopeptide repeat protein, producing MNYNEIGIKALQEGRAEDAIQAFTNAIEQQPEDALGYINFGHVLASMNETERAERFFQKALTLDETSATAYYGLANLYYNAERYEEALKLYEKAIQNGIEGSDAHYMVGKCFERIDQPKLALPYLQRAVELDPNDLQARLSYGIALASLELFDMAEEQFVYALEIDVDNSDVHYNLGVLYAVSSDRTEDAMYHLQRAYTLDDKNEMARYAYDMINERLN from the coding sequence ATGAATTATAACGAAATCGGCATCAAAGCCTTGCAAGAAGGCAGGGCGGAAGATGCTATCCAGGCGTTCACGAACGCCATCGAACAACAGCCGGAAGACGCGCTTGGCTATATCAACTTCGGGCATGTATTGGCGTCGATGAACGAAACCGAGCGCGCTGAACGCTTTTTCCAGAAAGCCTTGACGCTCGATGAAACGTCTGCGACTGCTTATTACGGATTGGCGAATCTCTATTACAACGCGGAACGCTACGAAGAAGCGTTGAAGCTATATGAAAAAGCGATCCAAAATGGCATCGAAGGATCGGATGCCCATTATATGGTCGGCAAATGCTTCGAACGCATCGACCAGCCGAAGCTCGCTTTGCCTTATTTGCAGCGGGCTGTCGAATTGGATCCAAATGACCTGCAAGCGCGTCTCAGCTACGGCATCGCATTGGCATCGCTTGAGTTGTTTGACATGGCGGAAGAACAATTTGTTTATGCGCTTGAAATCGATGTGGATAACTCAGACGTCCATTACAACTTGGGCGTATTGTATGCCGTATCGAGCGACCGTACCGAAGATGCCATGTACCATTTGCAGCGTGCGTACACATTGGATGATAAAAATGAAATGGCGCGCTATGCCTACGATATGATTAACGAACGATTGAATTGA
- the alaS gene encoding alanine--tRNA ligase, with amino-acid sequence MKNLKAEEIRKLYLDFFKEKDHDVEPSAPLVPFEDPSLLWINSGVATLKKYFDGRVIPENPRIVNAQKSIRTNDIENVGKTARHHTFFEMLGNFSIGEYFKKEAIHWAWEFLTDDKWIGFDADKLSVTIHPEDEEAYAIWLNEVGVPAERIIRLEGNFWDIGEGPSGPNSEIFYDRGESYGNDPEDPELYPGGENERYLEIWNLVFSQFNHNADHTYTPLPKQNIDTGMGLERMASVVQDVPTNYDTDLFVPIIEKTAEISGKSYGESQEQDMAFKVIADHVRTVAFAIGDGALPSNEGRGYVLRRLLRRAVRYSKKLGIEKPFMYQLVPVVGEIMQSFYPEVKDKEDFIVRVMKLEEERFLETLHDGLEILSTVAEKQKQAGHSEIPGEDVFRLYDTYGFPVELTEEYAEDVEMTVDHAGFERAMNEQRERARNARQNVNSMQTQSEVLGNIKEESEFIGYSHTVADAEIVAIVKDGELVDSAQEGEEVQLVLDRTPFYAESGGQIADKGTLSNDLVSASVLDVKKAPNGQNLHNVRVDSGELTKTAVKAKVDASERRHTIKNHTATHLLHQALKDVLGTHVNQAGSYVGPDRLRFDFSHFGQVTKEELATIEQAVNEKIWEGIEVESGYHNLQEAKDMGAMALFGEKYGDVVRVVAINDYSLELCGGIHVANTSEIGVFKIVSEGGIGAGVRRIEALTGKGAYVNMKQSEKTLDEAASLLKANPRDLVQKVESTQADIKSLQRENESLLQKIANAQSGELLESARKVGDVTVLSAKVQAKDNNQLRQMVDDLKAKFEQAVIVLGASDGDKVMLAAGVSKNIAGKDYHAGNIVKAVAEQCGGKGGGRPDMAMAGAKNPEQLDAALESVYTLVK; translated from the coding sequence ATGAAGAATTTGAAAGCTGAAGAAATCAGAAAGCTCTATCTCGACTTTTTTAAAGAAAAAGACCACGACGTGGAACCGAGCGCGCCGCTTGTGCCGTTTGAAGATCCGTCGCTATTGTGGATCAACAGCGGAGTCGCAACCTTGAAGAAATATTTTGACGGGCGCGTCATCCCGGAAAATCCGCGCATCGTCAACGCGCAGAAATCGATCCGCACGAACGATATCGAAAACGTCGGCAAAACAGCACGCCACCATACATTCTTCGAAATGCTCGGAAACTTCTCCATCGGTGAATACTTCAAGAAAGAAGCGATCCATTGGGCGTGGGAATTCCTGACGGACGATAAATGGATCGGATTTGATGCCGATAAGTTGTCGGTGACGATCCACCCGGAAGATGAGGAAGCTTATGCCATCTGGCTCAACGAAGTCGGCGTGCCGGCTGAACGCATCATCCGCCTGGAAGGGAACTTCTGGGATATCGGGGAAGGCCCGAGCGGACCGAACTCCGAGATCTTCTATGACCGCGGCGAGAGCTACGGCAATGACCCGGAAGACCCTGAATTGTATCCGGGCGGCGAGAATGAGCGCTACCTGGAAATCTGGAACTTGGTGTTCTCCCAGTTCAACCATAATGCGGACCATACGTACACGCCGCTTCCGAAACAAAACATCGATACGGGAATGGGCTTGGAACGGATGGCGTCGGTTGTGCAAGACGTGCCAACCAACTACGATACGGACCTATTCGTGCCGATCATCGAGAAGACAGCGGAAATTTCCGGCAAATCCTACGGCGAAAGCCAGGAACAGGACATGGCATTTAAAGTCATCGCCGACCATGTACGTACCGTCGCATTTGCCATCGGAGACGGCGCGTTGCCATCAAATGAAGGACGCGGCTATGTGCTGCGCCGCCTATTGCGCCGTGCAGTCCGCTATTCGAAGAAATTGGGCATCGAAAAACCGTTCATGTACCAGCTAGTTCCGGTTGTCGGTGAGATCATGCAGAGCTTCTATCCAGAAGTCAAAGACAAGGAAGATTTCATTGTCCGCGTCATGAAACTCGAAGAAGAACGTTTCCTCGAAACCTTGCATGACGGCTTGGAAATCTTGTCCACGGTTGCCGAAAAGCAAAAACAGGCGGGCCATAGTGAAATCCCTGGTGAAGATGTGTTCCGTTTGTATGATACGTACGGCTTCCCAGTGGAGTTGACGGAAGAATATGCAGAAGATGTAGAAATGACCGTCGACCATGCAGGATTTGAGCGTGCGATGAATGAACAGCGTGAACGTGCAAGAAACGCACGCCAAAACGTCAATTCCATGCAGACACAATCCGAAGTGCTCGGCAATATTAAAGAAGAAAGCGAATTTATCGGCTACTCGCACACAGTCGCGGACGCTGAAATCGTCGCTATCGTCAAAGATGGGGAATTGGTCGACAGCGCACAAGAAGGCGAAGAAGTGCAGCTCGTGCTGGACCGCACGCCATTCTATGCGGAAAGCGGCGGACAGATTGCCGATAAAGGAACTTTGTCGAATGATTTAGTGTCAGCTTCAGTACTCGATGTGAAAAAAGCGCCAAACGGCCAGAACTTGCATAATGTGCGAGTTGATTCCGGCGAATTGACAAAAACGGCCGTCAAAGCGAAAGTCGATGCATCCGAGCGCCGCCATACAATCAAGAACCATACGGCGACCCACCTCTTGCACCAGGCGTTGAAAGATGTGCTCGGCACGCATGTCAACCAGGCAGGATCATATGTCGGCCCGGACCGGTTGCGTTTTGACTTCTCTCATTTCGGCCAAGTGACGAAAGAGGAACTGGCGACGATCGAGCAGGCAGTCAATGAAAAGATCTGGGAAGGCATCGAAGTCGAATCCGGCTACCATAACTTGCAGGAAGCCAAAGACATGGGCGCGATGGCCTTGTTCGGCGAAAAATATGGTGATGTCGTCCGCGTCGTCGCCATCAACGATTACTCGCTCGAATTATGCGGCGGGATCCACGTGGCGAATACGTCCGAAATCGGCGTCTTCAAAATTGTCTCGGAAGGCGGCATCGGTGCTGGCGTCCGCCGCATCGAAGCATTGACCGGAAAAGGCGCTTATGTGAACATGAAGCAAAGCGAGAAAACTTTGGATGAGGCAGCTTCTTTATTGAAAGCCAACCCGCGCGACCTCGTGCAAAAAGTCGAATCCACACAAGCCGATATCAAATCATTGCAGCGAGAAAACGAATCGCTGCTGCAGAAAATCGCCAATGCACAGTCCGGTGAATTGCTGGAGTCGGCAAGAAAAGTCGGAGATGTGACAGTATTGTCCGCAAAAGTTCAAGCAAAAGACAATAATCAGCTGCGCCAGATGGTCGATGACCTGAAAGCGAAATTCGAGCAAGCGGTCATCGTTCTCGGCGCGAGCGACGGTGACAAGGTCATGCTCGCAGCGGGCGTGTCGAAAAACATCGCCGGCAAGGATTACCACGCCGGCAATATCGTCAAAGCGGTCGCTGAACAATGCGGCGGCAAAGGCGGCGGGCGTCCGGACATGGCGATGGCCGGGGCGAAAAATCCGGAGCAATTGGATGCAGCGCTCGAATCGGTCTACACTTTAGTCAAATAG
- a CDS encoding IreB family regulatory phosphoprotein → MSSFDRTMKFDSSDESMEQDVKQVMLQVHAALEEKGYNPINQIVGYLLSGDPAYIPRHQDARNMIRKLERDEILEELVKFYIKKNNEE, encoded by the coding sequence GTGAGCTCATTTGATCGCACGATGAAATTCGATTCATCCGATGAATCGATGGAGCAGGACGTAAAGCAGGTCATGCTGCAAGTTCATGCTGCTCTAGAGGAAAAAGGCTACAACCCGATCAATCAGATCGTCGGGTATCTACTTTCAGGTGATCCGGCTTATATCCCTCGCCATCAGGATGCCCGGAACATGATCCGGAAACTGGAGCGGGATGAAATTTTGGAAGAACTGGTGAAGTTCTATATCAAAAAGAATAACGAGGAATAA
- the ruvX gene encoding Holliday junction resolvase RuvX, with protein sequence MRTMGLDVGSKTIGVAISDALGWTAQGIETVKIDEANGQFGLERLGELIKEYKVTEAVVGYPKNMNNSIGPRAEASEKFAALLKEGYDIPVVLWDERLTTMAAEKMLISADVSRKNRKKVIDKMAAVMILQGYLDSKK encoded by the coding sequence ATGCGAACAATGGGATTGGATGTCGGCTCCAAAACGATCGGAGTGGCGATCAGCGATGCACTGGGCTGGACGGCACAAGGCATCGAAACCGTCAAAATCGACGAGGCGAACGGCCAGTTCGGGCTTGAGCGCCTTGGCGAATTGATCAAGGAATACAAAGTAACGGAAGCGGTCGTGGGCTATCCGAAGAACATGAACAACTCAATCGGGCCACGGGCGGAAGCTTCCGAAAAATTTGCAGCATTGCTAAAAGAAGGATATGATATACCGGTAGTGCTTTGGGATGAAAGGCTGACGACGATGGCAGCAGAGAAAATGCTGATTTCTGCCGATGTCAGCCGGAAAAACCGCAAAAAAGTAATCGACAAGATGGCCGCAGTGATGATTTTACAAGGCTATCTTGATTCAAAAAAATGA
- a CDS encoding DUF1292 domain-containing protein, producing the protein MEHGQEHITVVDEHGNEQLFEVLFTFESEDFGKSYVLYFPVGADEDEEGEIEIHASSFTENLDADEKVSGGELRPVETEEEWDMIEEMLNTFLEDEEENEEQ; encoded by the coding sequence ATGGAACATGGTCAAGAGCATATTACAGTAGTGGACGAGCACGGGAACGAGCAATTATTCGAAGTGTTGTTCACATTTGAATCGGAAGATTTCGGAAAATCATACGTTTTGTACTTCCCAGTAGGGGCAGATGAGGACGAAGAAGGCGAGATTGAAATCCACGCATCTTCTTTCACTGAAAACCTGGATGCTGACGAGAAAGTTTCCGGCGGCGAACTTCGCCCGGTAGAAACCGAAGAGGAATGGGACATGATCGAAGAAATGCTCAATACTTTCCTTGAGGATGAAGAAGAAAACGAAGAGCAATAA